In Oscillatoria acuminata PCC 6304, a single window of DNA contains:
- a CDS encoding peptide ligase PGM1-related protein, whose protein sequence is MDVQTELEGDRIARFRQLQSQLRDRWQSIDEFDRGDNDILVVPSLSLDRRELLKIDGVHHYEERNLYSLIRLRNPRTRLIYVTSQPLHPTIVEYYLQLLPGIPFSHARDRLLLFSTYDASPKPLTEKILARPRLIERIRQVLRRDKSYMICFNSTASERDLSVQLDIPLLALNPELLEWGTKSGSRQIFGECNIPHPPGSLSVWTVQELAVATADLLAKEPNLERIAIKLNEGFSGKGNAILEAQSLYEIAPEQRVATICDRFETMNFQAEEETWTNFSSRIPELGAIVEAYLEGEDKRSPSVQGRILPNGEVEILSTHDQILGGSDQQIFLGCKFPADEGYRLQAQELGMRVGRNLAAKGALERFSVDFLAIQRQESNHPVWDLYAIEINLRKGGTTHPFMELKLLTNGRYNLSTGLFYSQTGRPKYYFATDNLKKDRYRGLLPNDLMDIIAYHQLHFDSCTETGTLFHLMGCLSEFGKLGLTSIGNSPEQAESIYNHVVKILNKETGGSGTDEDGMSAITPAIASPGNLH, encoded by the coding sequence ATGGATGTTCAAACGGAATTAGAAGGCGATCGCATTGCGAGGTTTCGCCAACTGCAAAGTCAATTGCGCGATCGCTGGCAAAGCATCGATGAGTTTGATCGCGGGGATAATGATATTTTAGTCGTTCCCTCCCTGTCACTCGATCGCCGGGAACTGTTGAAAATTGACGGGGTACATCACTATGAGGAACGGAATCTCTATTCCCTGATTCGGCTGAGAAACCCGCGCACTCGCTTGATTTATGTGACATCCCAACCCCTACATCCCACCATTGTCGAATATTACCTGCAATTGCTACCAGGAATTCCCTTTTCTCACGCGCGCGATCGCCTGCTGCTATTTTCCACTTACGATGCCTCCCCGAAACCCCTAACCGAAAAGATTTTAGCACGTCCCCGTCTAATCGAGCGCATCCGGCAGGTTTTGCGGCGAGATAAATCTTACATGATTTGTTTTAATTCTACCGCCAGTGAACGGGACCTTTCGGTTCAGTTAGATATTCCCTTATTGGCATTAAATCCCGAATTATTAGAATGGGGAACAAAAAGCGGTTCTCGCCAAATCTTTGGCGAATGCAATATTCCCCATCCTCCGGGTAGTTTATCAGTTTGGACGGTTCAAGAGTTGGCAGTCGCCACGGCAGACTTGTTAGCAAAGGAACCCAATTTAGAACGAATTGCTATCAAACTCAATGAGGGTTTTTCTGGGAAAGGGAACGCCATTTTAGAGGCGCAATCTTTGTATGAAATTGCACCGGAACAGCGGGTTGCTACCATTTGCGATCGCTTTGAAACCATGAACTTTCAAGCAGAGGAAGAAACTTGGACTAATTTTTCCAGTCGCATTCCTGAATTAGGCGCAATTGTGGAAGCGTATCTCGAAGGAGAAGACAAGCGATCGCCAAGCGTGCAAGGCAGAATTCTCCCCAATGGTGAGGTAGAAATTCTCTCCACCCATGACCAAATTCTCGGCGGTAGCGATCAGCAGATTTTCCTCGGATGCAAGTTTCCGGCAGATGAAGGATACCGACTGCAAGCGCAGGAACTGGGGATGCGCGTGGGTCGAAATTTAGCGGCTAAAGGTGCATTAGAACGGTTTAGTGTGGACTTTTTGGCGATTCAGCGTCAGGAGAGCAATCATCCAGTCTGGGATTTGTATGCGATCGAAATTAACCTTCGCAAAGGCGGCACAACTCATCCCTTTATGGAACTCAAACTGTTAACCAATGGCCGGTATAATTTATCAACAGGCTTATTTTACAGCCAAACCGGACGCCCTAAATATTACTTTGCTACAGATAACCTCAAAAAAGACCGCTATCGAGGATTACTTCCCAATGATTTGATGGATATTATCGCCTATCATCAACTTCATTTTGATAGCTGTACCGAAACCGGCACCTTGTTTCATTTAATGGGATGTCTCTCCGAGTTTGGCAAACTGGGATTAACCAGCATTGGCAATTCTCCCGAACAAGCCGAATCGATTTACAATCATGTCGTCAAAATCCTCAATAAAGAAACTGGAGGAAGTGGCACTGATGAGGATGGGATGTCAGCCATTACTCCGGCGATCGCCTCCCCGGGAAATTTACACTAA
- a CDS encoding DUF711 family protein, producing MKIRTITTGVSLESPTDSAPIQKAAQFNTQAQQELEAQGYEVQTTRISTQSFEQYLPGYTLFKILDNLQRLEEICHQFNLDFFNIGYAKTPELISVIPAILKRTEKIFCSSTIGDFQTGINFESLQASAQTIHRISTETVNGFGNFRFCAAANCPPGIPFFPAAYHEGDSAFSLGLESADLLIEAFSNSRTLIEAETNLTEIYAKHLIKLEVIASKLAQEFQISYQGIDASLAPSLDKTNSIADAYEKLGLGKFGHSGTLAISALITRVIKKIPVKLCGYSGLMLPVCEDVGLAKRASEGTYNLTDLLLYSSVCGCGLDTVPLPGNISVEQIEAILLDVASLAIKLDKPLSARLFPIPGKQAGEMTEFNSPYLVECKIFNPQPSRNLSR from the coding sequence ATGAAAATTAGAACCATTACAACGGGGGTTTCCTTAGAATCTCCAACCGATAGCGCCCCAATTCAAAAAGCCGCCCAATTTAACACGCAAGCGCAACAGGAGTTAGAAGCTCAAGGCTACGAAGTCCAAACCACCCGCATTTCTACCCAATCCTTTGAGCAGTATCTACCCGGATACACCCTGTTTAAAATCCTCGACAATTTACAAAGACTCGAAGAGATTTGCCACCAATTCAATTTGGATTTTTTTAATATCGGTTATGCCAAAACTCCCGAACTGATTTCAGTTATTCCGGCGATTTTAAAGAGAACAGAAAAAATTTTTTGTTCCAGTACAATCGGCGATTTTCAAACTGGAATTAATTTTGAAAGCCTTCAAGCCTCGGCACAAACTATTCACCGAATTTCCACGGAAACCGTGAATGGATTCGGCAATTTTCGCTTTTGTGCTGCTGCCAATTGTCCTCCAGGAATTCCCTTTTTTCCCGCCGCCTACCATGAAGGAGATTCGGCTTTTTCCCTTGGATTAGAATCAGCAGATTTACTCATCGAAGCCTTTTCTAACTCTCGGACTTTAATCGAAGCGGAAACAAATTTAACTGAAATTTATGCAAAACATCTCATCAAACTAGAAGTAATTGCCTCTAAACTCGCTCAGGAATTTCAGATTTCCTACCAGGGAATAGACGCATCCCTCGCCCCCTCCCTGGACAAAACCAATAGTATTGCTGACGCTTATGAAAAATTAGGATTAGGGAAATTCGGGCATTCCGGAACCCTAGCCATTTCCGCCCTCATCACGCGGGTGATTAAAAAAATTCCCGTAAAATTATGCGGATATTCGGGCTTAATGTTGCCGGTTTGTGAAGATGTGGGACTGGCAAAACGCGCCAGTGAAGGAACCTACAATTTAACGGATTTATTATTATATTCCTCAGTTTGTGGCTGCGGATTAGATACCGTTCCCCTTCCGGGAAATATCTCCGTTGAACAGATTGAGGCAATTTTACTCGATGTTGCCAGTTTAGCGATTAAATTAGATAAACCCCTGTCAGCGCGATTATTTCCTATTCCCGGGAAACAAGCGGGAGAAATGACCGAATTTAATTCTCCCTATTTAGTAGAATGCAAAATTTTCAACCCTCAACCCAGCAGGAACCTATCCCGATAA
- a CDS encoding 2OG-Fe dioxygenase family protein, with protein MQTLRESPETSYGISFALEKIDSIVLDVFKPFFNNLPLDPYIKGNYRLRRLSRFKLSDNELIHLPHGYLYQSKDYNPVVGGVKRQFAELDEELIALYEFKKLVQEVSHYCKLKPGVEIGVHQIRTTCSPKNYGNPAPEGIHQDGADFVAIFSCDRQNIQGGGTHLYMARREKPVFTKVLYPGELLLVNDRDFFHFTTPIKPLEAGVGTRDVFVLTSPSLLVDFED; from the coding sequence ATGCAAACACTACGGGAATCTCCGGAAACTAGCTATGGTATCAGCTTTGCTTTAGAAAAGATTGACTCCATTGTGCTGGATGTATTTAAGCCTTTCTTTAACAATTTACCCCTAGACCCTTATATCAAAGGCAACTACAGATTGCGCCGGTTGTCCCGGTTTAAACTGAGCGATAATGAGTTGATTCACCTGCCTCATGGGTATTTGTACCAGAGTAAAGATTACAATCCGGTTGTGGGCGGTGTCAAGCGGCAGTTTGCGGAATTGGATGAGGAACTGATTGCGCTGTATGAGTTTAAGAAACTGGTGCAGGAAGTGAGTCATTACTGCAAGTTAAAACCGGGTGTGGAAATCGGGGTGCATCAAATCCGCACGACTTGTTCCCCGAAAAACTATGGGAACCCTGCGCCGGAAGGGATTCATCAAGATGGTGCGGATTTTGTGGCAATTTTCTCTTGCGATCGCCAGAATATCCAAGGGGGAGGTACTCATCTGTATATGGCACGTCGGGAAAAACCCGTGTTTACGAAGGTGCTCTATCCCGGGGAACTGTTACTCGTCAACGATCGCGATTTCTTCCACTTCACCACCCCGATTAAACCCCTAGAAGCAGGGGTGGGAACTCGGGATGTATTTGTTCTCACTTCTCCCAGTTTACTGGTTGATTTTGAAGATTAA
- a CDS encoding tetratricopeptide repeat protein: protein MQTLRIQLQEVQRDCVELRYRVETQKTYESQILSIAEIANLVKESKRDYYIGRPRLKEMGQKLFCWLDGDGRWLSRAIAQCDLGGLILAIATPEKLAHLPWELLHDGTSFLVEGLYPMVVPVRWIDKNTPPPSTLKARPLQVLFMATSPETVEPVLDFEAEEARILAQTQDMAVQVRVEESGCVAELGKLWKRYPPQTFDIFHLTGHGKIQQQTPYDPYFITETETGEPHDTSASELAEVFFDRWPQLIFLSGCRTGQAGNQGAVLSMAETLIHQGAPAVLGWGLEVLETTATAAAAHLYQELAAGYSLGKALGSTYRYLLQKQGVEDWHLLRLYVRGDCPGALVEPPGDYYWQPPQLPQEQFLDPLTQEVRVATREEFVGRRRYLQRYLRALKGGKFLGVLIHGIGGVGKSTVGARLLERMPEYEPIFIYRGLDEAKLINQLSRQCTNETGSEIWQEKLSLMQRLTKFLRMGLNDPKQQLMFVLDDFEANMEPRSDGKRMLKSEVVEVVQGLLDAIAQSRGPHRVIITCRYDFTLDPTLNRRLDREPLAALRGADLRKKCQRLASFQPDSELDANLQEQAKNAADGNPRLLEWLNQILLTPSVAISEITTKIQEVEAEFRADILAEELLNQQDKDLREMLRLGLVFQVPVPRAAFTAICSKIRNLETHITRAISLGLLESIQSTPADGELLRVPRLLPLPVPENDEPLHRQAADLLYRIWWEESETPTEERLIEIHRLALVGKAGEVAAKIGHILSNTWIHQSRYKEALKMCQDTLAVVKDYRIFHQMGISEQQLGEVETASEHYQQALDLCPLEDKREKALIVHNLATFKAKQGEIDQAIALSTESMELFERIGSTLEGKVATLHHLAGIKAKQGEIDEAIALYTQSLEINERIGHLQGKAATLHELAGIKTNQGEIKEAIALYTESLEIDERIGHLEGKAATLHHLAGIKADQGEIKEAIALYTQSLEINERIGILEGKAATLHCLAIIKAKQGEIDEAIALYTESIELEERIGNLEGKAETLYQLATIKTNQGEMGKAIILYTEWLHCLAIIKAKQGEIDEAIALYNKSMELNELIGDVQVKAAILHQLAIITANQGEIDEAIALYNKSMELNELIGNLQGKAATLHQLASIKANQGEIDEAIAFYTQSMELDECIGDVQGKAATLIMLGQLLAIRGDFTTALQYMHESLDILERLRSPEAEKVREIIAQMQKKAEK from the coding sequence ATGCAAACCCTTCGTATTCAGCTTCAAGAGGTTCAACGCGATTGTGTCGAATTGCGCTATAGGGTTGAAACCCAAAAAACTTATGAATCGCAGATACTCAGCATAGCAGAAATTGCCAATTTAGTCAAGGAATCTAAGCGCGATTATTACATCGGACGCCCCAGACTGAAGGAAATGGGGCAGAAATTGTTTTGCTGGTTGGATGGGGATGGACGGTGGTTGAGTCGCGCGATCGCACAGTGCGATCTAGGGGGATTAATTTTAGCCATTGCCACCCCTGAAAAATTGGCGCATCTGCCTTGGGAATTGCTCCATGATGGCACAAGTTTTTTAGTGGAGGGGCTGTACCCGATGGTAGTGCCAGTACGCTGGATTGACAAGAACACCCCGCCACCTTCAACCCTGAAAGCGCGACCCTTGCAGGTGTTATTTATGGCAACCTCCCCGGAAACCGTGGAACCTGTACTCGACTTTGAGGCAGAGGAAGCGCGAATTTTGGCGCAGACGCAGGATATGGCAGTGCAGGTGCGCGTCGAGGAAAGCGGATGCGTGGCAGAGTTGGGCAAGCTATGGAAGCGATATCCCCCACAAACCTTCGATATTTTTCACCTCACCGGACATGGGAAGATTCAGCAACAGACACCCTATGATCCTTATTTCATAACTGAGACGGAAACCGGGGAACCCCATGATACTTCGGCGTCAGAACTTGCTGAGGTGTTTTTTGATCGCTGGCCCCAGTTAATCTTTCTATCGGGATGTCGCACGGGACAGGCAGGGAATCAGGGCGCGGTACTGTCAATGGCGGAAACCCTGATTCACCAAGGGGCTCCGGCGGTATTGGGTTGGGGGCTGGAGGTGCTAGAAACCACTGCCACTGCTGCTGCCGCACATTTATATCAGGAGTTAGCTGCGGGATATTCCCTCGGTAAAGCGTTAGGCAGTACCTACCGCTACTTGTTGCAGAAACAGGGGGTAGAAGATTGGCATCTGCTGCGGTTGTATGTGCGCGGTGACTGTCCCGGTGCCTTGGTGGAACCCCCAGGAGATTATTATTGGCAACCGCCACAACTGCCCCAGGAACAGTTCCTCGACCCCCTTACCCAGGAGGTGCGAGTGGCGACTCGGGAGGAATTTGTGGGACGTCGGCGCTACCTCCAGCGCTATTTACGGGCGCTAAAAGGGGGTAAGTTTCTCGGTGTCCTGATTCATGGCATCGGGGGTGTGGGAAAAAGTACGGTAGGAGCACGGTTGCTGGAACGGATGCCCGAGTATGAACCCATCTTTATCTATCGGGGGTTGGATGAGGCGAAGTTAATTAACCAACTGTCTCGGCAATGTACCAATGAGACAGGGTCGGAAATTTGGCAAGAGAAACTTTCCCTGATGCAGCGCCTGACCAAATTTTTGCGAATGGGTTTGAATGACCCGAAGCAGCAGTTGATGTTTGTTTTAGATGATTTCGAGGCAAACATGGAACCGAGGTCAGATGGGAAGCGAATGTTAAAATCGGAAGTGGTGGAGGTGGTACAGGGTTTGCTGGATGCGATCGCCCAATCCCGGGGTCCACATCGCGTCATCATTACCTGTCGCTACGATTTTACCCTCGACCCCACCCTGAATCGCCGCCTGGATCGCGAACCGTTGGCAGCATTGCGCGGGGCAGATTTACGCAAAAAGTGCCAGCGTCTTGCATCCTTTCAACCCGATTCTGAGCTAGATGCTAACTTGCAAGAACAGGCGAAAAATGCCGCAGATGGCAACCCGCGTTTGTTGGAATGGTTGAATCAAATCTTGCTAACGCCATCGGTGGCAATTTCTGAAATTACCACCAAAATTCAGGAAGTTGAAGCTGAATTCCGCGCCGATATTTTAGCTGAAGAATTGCTCAACCAGCAGGATAAAGACTTGCGGGAAATGCTGCGCTTGGGGTTAGTGTTTCAGGTGCCAGTACCGAGGGCCGCATTTACAGCAATTTGCAGCAAAATCCGCAACCTGGAGACCCACATCACTCGCGCCATTTCCCTGGGATTGCTAGAATCCATCCAATCCACTCCCGCTGATGGCGAGTTATTACGAGTGCCGCGCCTGTTGCCCCTCCCAGTACCAGAAAATGATGAACCCTTGCACCGTCAAGCCGCCGATTTATTATATCGAATCTGGTGGGAAGAATCGGAAACCCCAACCGAGGAACGACTGATAGAAATTCATCGGTTAGCTTTGGTTGGAAAAGCGGGAGAGGTAGCGGCAAAGATTGGTCACATCTTGAGCAACACATGGATACATCAAAGCCGATATAAAGAAGCGCTGAAAATGTGCCAAGACACCTTAGCGGTTGTTAAAGATTATCGTATATTTCATCAAATGGGGATTTCTGAGCAACAACTTGGGGAGGTAGAAACGGCTTCAGAACACTATCAACAGGCGTTAGACCTTTGTCCCCTAGAGGATAAACGAGAAAAAGCTCTTATTGTTCATAATTTAGCAACTTTCAAAGCCAAGCAAGGAGAAATCGACCAGGCGATCGCTCTTTCCACCGAATCCATGGAACTCTTTGAACGCATCGGCAGCACCCTGGAAGGAAAAGTGGCGACTTTGCACCACCTCGCTGGTATCAAAGCTAAGCAAGGAGAAATCGATGAGGCGATCGCCCTTTACACCCAATCGCTGGAGATCAACGAACGCATCGGCCACTTGCAAGGGAAAGCGGCGACTCTGCACGAACTCGCTGGTATCAAAACCAACCAAGGAGAAATCAAAGAGGCGATCGCCCTTTACACTGAATCGCTGGAGATCGACGAACGCATCGGCCACCTGGAAGGGAAAGCGGCGACTTTGCACCACCTCGCTGGTATCAAAGCGGACCAAGGAGAAATCAAAGAGGCGATCGCTCTTTACACCCAATCGCTGGAGATCAACGAACGCATCGGCATCCTGGAAGGGAAAGCGGCGACTTTGCACTGTCTGGCTATTATCAAAGCTAAGCAAGGAGAAATCGATGAGGCGATCGCCCTTTACACCGAATCGATAGAACTGGAGGAACGCATCGGTAACCTGGAAGGGAAAGCGGAGACTTTATACCAACTCGCTACTATCAAAACCAACCAAGGAGAAATGGGCAAGGCGATCATCCTTTACACTGAATGGCTGCACTGCCTAGCTATCATCAAAGCCAAGCAAGGAGAAATCGACGAGGCGATCGCCCTTTACAACAAATCGATGGAACTCAACGAACTCATCGGCGACGTACAAGTGAAAGCGGCAATTTTGCACCAACTCGCTATTATCACAGCCAACCAAGGAGAAATCGACGAGGCGATCGCCCTTTACAACAAATCGATGGAACTCAACGAACTCATCGGGAACCTGCAAGGGAAAGCGGCGACTTTGCACCAACTCGCTAGTATCAAAGCCAATCAAGGAGAAATCGACGAGGCGATCGCCTTTTACACCCAATCGATGGAACTGGACGAATGCATCGGCGACGTGCAAGGGAAAGCGGCGACTTTAATAATGCTGGGACAACTGTTAGCAATTCGAGGTGATTTTACTACTGCTTTACAATATATGCATGAATCTTTAGATATTTTAGAGCGTCTGCGTTCCCCTGAAGCAGAGAAAGTAAGGGAAATTATCGCGCAAATGCAGAAAAAAGCAGAAAAATGA
- a CDS encoding AAA family ATPase — translation MKVERLILTSFRGIETLNLEFTPSEPIVFIGANGVGKSSILDCLAILLSWLPARLQNPQTSGQFFTEEDIKNGAKETHAEITISINHPKQTVKWSRTKTRTGRSKETSSDLVQLRQLVGEIHESLDKNPDAALPVIAYYPTNRAVLDIPLRIRKKHLFEPIATYDEALTGGTINFRRFFEWFRQREDLENEQRLWGESIDYRDRQLEAVRQAISGILGDIQNLRIQRSPLRMTLTKQGQELSVSQLSDGEKCLLALIGDLARRLAIANPNTEQNPLQGSGVVMIDEIELHLYPQWQRGIIPALTRTFPNCQFIVTTHSPQVISDVEWVQLLKMTPEGIVIERLRSFGKDSNRILETLMGTPERPPEIEEKFQQLFRVIDRGELDNARQLRQQLAERVGEDDPTFVRADGLIRRKEILNR, via the coding sequence ATGAAAGTCGAACGCTTAATCCTCACTTCATTTCGAGGCATCGAGACTCTAAACTTGGAGTTTACTCCATCTGAGCCTATCGTATTTATCGGCGCGAATGGAGTGGGAAAATCCAGTATCCTGGATTGTTTAGCTATACTTTTATCCTGGCTTCCGGCGCGACTCCAAAACCCGCAGACTTCGGGACAGTTTTTTACCGAAGAAGATATTAAAAATGGGGCGAAAGAAACTCATGCTGAAATTACTATTAGCATCAATCATCCCAAGCAAACTGTCAAATGGTCACGAACGAAAACGCGAACCGGGCGCAGCAAAGAAACGAGCAGTGATTTGGTGCAATTAAGGCAACTGGTGGGAGAAATTCACGAAAGTTTAGATAAAAATCCCGATGCTGCTTTACCTGTGATTGCCTACTATCCGACCAATCGTGCAGTCTTGGATATTCCCTTACGAATTCGGAAAAAGCATTTGTTTGAGCCGATCGCAACTTATGACGAAGCACTTACCGGAGGAACCATCAATTTTAGACGGTTTTTTGAATGGTTTCGACAACGGGAAGATTTAGAAAATGAACAACGACTCTGGGGGGAGTCGATTGATTATCGCGATCGCCAGTTAGAAGCGGTGAGACAAGCGATTTCCGGGATATTGGGGGATATTCAAAACTTGAGAATTCAGCGATCGCCCTTGCGAATGACCCTCACCAAACAGGGACAAGAACTCAGTGTCAGCCAACTGTCTGACGGAGAAAAATGCTTATTGGCGTTAATTGGGGATTTAGCAAGACGCTTGGCGATCGCCAACCCCAACACGGAGCAAAATCCCCTCCAAGGTAGCGGTGTAGTCATGATTGATGAAATAGAATTACATCTTTATCCCCAGTGGCAACGGGGGATTATTCCCGCTTTAACCCGAACCTTTCCCAACTGCCAGTTTATCGTCACCACTCATTCTCCCCAAGTGATTAGTGATGTGGAATGGGTCCAACTTTTAAAAATGACACCGGAAGGAATCGTCATTGAGCGCCTGCGGTCCTTTGGCAAAGATAGCAATCGGATTCTGGAAACCCTGATGGGAACTCCAGAACGTCCCCCAGAAATCGAAGAAAAGTTTCAGCAACTGTTTCGGGTGATTGATAGGGGAGAATTAGACAACGCTCGCCAATTGCGCCAACAGCTTGCCGAACGAGTCGGAGAAGACGACCCCACATTTGTGCGAGCCGATGGACTGATTCGCCGAAAAGAAATTCTGAATCGATGA
- a CDS encoding hybrid sensor histidine kinase/response regulator: MHNNFQFYLVFLSFVSRQYFYKPYHISVPLFFSKPYLLISALWIVGSDRMIAFLFRQPGIESLTHLQTIKGCVYVTIVAIILYYAIVRYTSEIHQSKKELELNERRLDAIIETNADGILVFDSNGRITLTNAAAQKHLGLHRQNIIGCSYKETIWQIQPLDARGLPENQLPFLQVMQKGRPAYEMEYAIARQDGTQIFVSINAAPLYDRQGRMDGVVAAITDITQHKQAEAVARARDIAEARNRAKSEFLAQMSHEIRTPLNSILGLSQMLQREIFGSLNPKQKEYISRIKSSGDHLLELINDILDLSKVEAGKEELKFSEIPVPELCKYCLKVMQERAVDRGLRLTSKIDPQIRLCIADERRLKQMLLNLLSNAIKFTPKGEVSLIVEQQPGGIGFTVIDTGIGISEEHLPLVFDPFRQLDNDLNHNIQGTGLGLALTRDLAHLHGGDVLVSSTLGVGSRFTIILPDPPPGYVPTVPDDELPAIVIPEAGDRNGRILIVDYDGSSTLLLQDYLQAVGHLVKVIGYSANFLEEVFSFDPYLILLDVQFAHLAMGLQLVEELRKNPNVQQLPVVVVTAMAMSGDRERCLAAGATDYLSKPIQLEVLDEMLLRYIPPIV, translated from the coding sequence ATGCACAACAATTTCCAATTTTACCTCGTTTTCCTGTCTTTTGTGTCCAGGCAATACTTCTACAAGCCTTATCACATCAGCGTTCCGCTTTTTTTCAGCAAGCCCTATCTATTGATCAGTGCCTTATGGATTGTCGGTTCCGATCGCATGATAGCCTTTCTATTTCGGCAACCGGGTATTGAAAGTCTGACGCATCTGCAAACCATTAAGGGTTGCGTGTATGTGACCATTGTGGCGATTATTCTGTACTATGCGATCGTCCGCTATACCTCGGAAATTCATCAGTCTAAAAAGGAGCTAGAACTCAACGAGAGGCGACTCGATGCGATTATTGAAACAAACGCCGATGGAATTTTAGTCTTTGATAGTAACGGGCGAATCACCCTGACTAACGCGGCAGCACAAAAGCATTTAGGACTCCATCGGCAAAATATTATCGGATGTAGCTACAAGGAAACGATTTGGCAAATTCAACCCTTAGACGCGCGGGGGTTACCTGAAAATCAACTGCCGTTTTTGCAGGTAATGCAAAAAGGACGACCCGCTTATGAAATGGAGTATGCGATCGCCCGTCAAGATGGCACCCAGATTTTTGTCTCCATTAATGCCGCCCCCTTGTACGATCGCCAGGGTCGGATGGATGGAGTCGTCGCCGCCATCACCGATATTACTCAACATAAACAAGCGGAAGCCGTTGCCCGGGCCCGGGATATTGCCGAAGCGAGAAATCGAGCTAAAAGTGAATTTTTGGCGCAAATGAGCCATGAAATTAGAACCCCCTTAAATTCAATTTTAGGGCTGTCTCAAATGTTACAGCGAGAAATTTTTGGCAGCCTGAATCCCAAACAAAAAGAATATATTAGCCGGATTAAAAGTAGCGGCGACCATTTATTAGAATTGATTAATGATATTTTAGATTTATCCAAAGTAGAAGCAGGCAAAGAAGAATTAAAATTTAGTGAAATTCCCGTTCCAGAACTTTGTAAATATTGCCTAAAAGTCATGCAGGAACGGGCGGTGGACCGGGGATTAAGGCTAACCAGTAAAATTGATCCACAAATCCGGCTTTGCATTGCCGATGAACGGCGTCTCAAACAAATGCTGCTGAATCTGCTCTCTAATGCGATTAAATTCACCCCGAAAGGGGAAGTTTCATTAATCGTAGAACAACAGCCCGGAGGGATTGGATTTACCGTCATTGATACGGGAATTGGGATTTCTGAAGAACATTTACCCCTGGTATTTGACCCGTTTCGACAACTGGATAATGACCTGAACCATAACATTCAAGGGACGGGATTGGGATTAGCCCTCACGCGAGATTTAGCGCATTTGCATGGGGGGGATGTTCTCGTCAGTTCTACCTTGGGGGTGGGGAGTCGGTTTACGATTATTTTGCCGGACCCGCCTCCGGGATATGTTCCGACGGTCCCCGATGATGAGCTTCCGGCAATTGTCATTCCCGAAGCGGGCGATCGCAACGGGCGAATTTTAATCGTTGATTATGATGGGTCGAGTACCTTATTGTTGCAAGATTATTTACAAGCAGTGGGACATCTTGTCAAAGTGATTGGCTATAGCGCCAATTTTCTGGAAGAAGTGTTTTCCTTTGACCCCTATTTAATTTTATTGGATGTCCAGTTTGCTCATTTGGCGATGGGGTTGCAATTAGTCGAAGAGTTACGCAAAAACCCGAATGTGCAACAGTTGCCAGTGGTGGTAGTGACAGCAATGGCAATGTCAGGCGATCGGGAACGCTGCCTAGCCGCAGGCGCAACGGATTACTTAAGCAAACCCATACAGTTAGAAGTATTAGATGAAATGCTGTTACGCTATATCCCCCCAATCGTTTAA